Proteins encoded by one window of Roseibium sp. Sym1:
- a CDS encoding IS3 family transposase (programmed frameshift), giving the protein MKASKFSDAQKAFIVKRGEEGVPVAEICREAGISQATYFNWRKKYAGLMPSEMKRLRELEQENARLKKIVADLSLDKEMLQDIVKRKPLRPARKRTLVDEMRSDWSVSIRRACAVIRLDPTTYRYRSRRPGQAALEQRIREICQTRVRFGYRRVHVLLLREGWVINMKKTRRIYNELGLQLRNKHPKRRVKAKLREDRQEAVGPNDVWAMDFVHDQLATGRKIRVLTVIDTFSRYVPALDPRFSYRGEDVVRTLETVCTRIGYPKTIRVDQGSEFISRDLDLWAYRRGVTLDFSRPGKPTDNAFIEAFNGRFRAECLNAHWFLSLADATEKLEDWRKDYNEHRPHGAIGNKVPVDLMKSEHAASPCS; this is encoded by the exons ATGAAGGCATCGAAGTTTTCTGATGCGCAGAAGGCGTTCATCGTCAAGCGTGGGGAAGAAGGTGTTCCGGTTGCGGAGATCTGCCGTGAAGCTGGCATCAGCCAGGCGACCTATTTCAACTGGCGGAAGAAATACGCGGGTTTGATGCCGTCGGAGATGAAGCGTCTTCGGGAGCTTGAGCAGGAGAATGCCCGGCTGAAGAAGATCGTCGCGGACCTGTCGCTCGACAAGGAGATGCTTCAGGACATTGTCAAACGAAAGC CTCTGAGGCCTGCCCGGAAGAGAACGCTGGTCGACGAGATGCGGTCGGACTGGTCGGTGTCCATTCGCCGTGCGTGCGCGGTGATCCGGCTTGACCCGACGACCTACCGTTACAGATCCCGTCGGCCCGGCCAGGCCGCTTTGGAACAGCGTATCAGGGAGATTTGCCAGACGCGCGTCCGGTTCGGTTACCGGCGGGTGCATGTATTGCTGCTTCGGGAAGGCTGGGTGATCAACATGAAGAAAACACGGCGGATCTACAACGAGTTGGGCCTGCAACTGAGGAACAAGCATCCCAAGCGCCGAGTGAAGGCGAAGCTTCGGGAAGATCGCCAGGAAGCCGTGGGTCCGAATGATGTCTGGGCCATGGATTTCGTGCATGATCAGCTCGCAACCGGTCGGAAGATCCGCGTTCTGACGGTGATCGACACGTTCTCCCGCTATGTGCCGGCGCTTGATCCGCGCTTCAGTTACCGTGGCGAGGATGTGGTGAGAACGCTGGAAACTGTCTGCACCCGGATTGGCTATCCGAAGACGATCCGGGTCGATCAGGGCTCCGAGTTCATCTCTCGGGATCTCGATCTGTGGGCCTATAGAAGGGGCGTCACGCTTGACTTCTCCAGGCCTGGGAAACCGACGGACAACGCCTTCATTGAGGCCTTCAACGGCCGTTTCAGGGCGGAGTGCCTGAATGCACACTGGTTCCTGAGCCTTGCGGATGCGACCGAAAAGTTGGAGGATTGGCGCAAGGACTACAATGAACACAGACCTCACGGTGCCATCGGCAACAAAGTGCCGGTGGATCTCATGAAATCAGAACACGCAGCCAGCCCGTGTTCCTGA
- a CDS encoding UbiA family prenyltransferase, with protein MQPWDVINFLKLVRFDTSLLTACIIFVPYLYKGLTVLHAAQKALPILLTSMCCFVLNDIHDLEKDRINHPTRPLPTGSISERSAMGIYFLLLALTLSSILSFVEQDKYYIYLLCLIIFTNYDHVVSDFPYLKNFYVATASVLPILILRPSEFSFTIIDNVALAMMFFIFGRELLMDLQDLLGDGQTFVRSLGEKSSASIGFGSQFIAILLLAAIAEGAIHWAVIAFLFASYILHIFLWHRLKFRPVIIHAMKAQAIAGLAFLLQ; from the coding sequence ATGCAGCCCTGGGACGTCATCAATTTTTTAAAACTTGTCCGGTTCGATACGAGCCTGCTGACGGCTTGCATCATATTTGTTCCTTACCTCTACAAAGGTTTGACCGTTCTCCATGCAGCACAAAAAGCTTTGCCGATTTTACTAACGAGCATGTGCTGCTTTGTTCTAAATGATATCCACGATCTAGAGAAGGATCGAATAAACCACCCAACTCGGCCGCTGCCTACAGGTTCGATATCTGAGCGCAGTGCAATGGGCATTTATTTTCTACTTCTCGCTCTCACTCTGTCATCAATTCTATCTTTTGTTGAACAAGATAAATATTACATATATTTGCTATGCCTGATTATTTTCACAAATTATGATCACGTTGTGAGTGATTTTCCATATTTAAAGAACTTCTATGTAGCTACAGCAAGCGTTCTACCAATACTTATTCTCCGGCCCTCTGAATTTAGCTTCACAATTATTGACAACGTAGCCTTAGCGATGATGTTCTTCATCTTTGGGCGCGAGCTTCTCATGGATCTTCAGGACTTGTTGGGTGACGGGCAAACATTTGTTCGGAGTTTGGGAGAAAAGTCATCCGCCAGCATTGGTTTTGGTTCTCAGTTTATTGCCATATTGCTACTTGCTGCTATCGCAGAGGGGGCAATTCATTGGGCGGTTATTGCATTTTTATTTGCGAGCTATATTTTACATATATTTCTATGGCATCGGTTAAAATTCCGTCCAGTAATCATCCATGCGATGAAAGCCCAAGCAATTGCTGGATTGGCATTCTTACTTCAGTAG
- a CDS encoding tyrosine-type recombinase/integrase — MIRILYDEFETYCREQLGLSQHSLRAYRQDLKAFQKFASSLSLGAWPSHEQIICYQKHLRENEDASPSTIRRRMVTLRSYFRWLCERENVSASPFDGLRLDLKIPRRLPRPVDRQTLNSVFKSSKHLAETNVDHSLASSTQKSSEQVTGLVARLLLVTGMRVGEVTNLLARDVNGAGSRIRVRGKGNRERTVYVTNHRLLRDFRVHWDGRIRTDGANAPLFLNSRGKPLTAPAFRKRLRTISKTLLIEPHLTPHQFRHSAATLLIEEGVDIRIVQRLLGHASIATTEIYTKVSDNSLISAIERADTLAQVDQ; from the coding sequence ATGATCCGCATCCTATATGACGAATTCGAGACCTACTGCCGGGAGCAACTGGGTCTGAGCCAGCACTCGCTTCGCGCCTATCGCCAGGACCTGAAGGCATTTCAGAAGTTCGCCAGTTCATTGAGCCTGGGTGCCTGGCCATCACATGAACAAATCATCTGCTATCAAAAGCATTTGCGGGAAAATGAAGACGCCAGCCCATCGACGATCCGCAGGCGTATGGTAACGCTCCGTTCGTATTTCAGGTGGTTGTGCGAGCGAGAAAACGTTTCAGCGTCACCGTTTGATGGTCTCAGATTGGATCTCAAGATACCGCGGCGCCTCCCTCGGCCGGTCGACCGTCAGACATTAAACTCGGTCTTCAAGTCATCGAAACACCTGGCCGAAACCAACGTCGACCATAGCCTGGCCTCCTCCACACAAAAGAGTTCCGAACAGGTAACCGGCCTTGTCGCGCGGTTGCTCCTGGTGACCGGTATGCGGGTAGGGGAGGTTACTAACCTGCTGGCTCGGGATGTAAATGGTGCGGGGTCCCGGATCCGGGTCAGGGGCAAGGGCAACAGGGAGCGCACGGTGTATGTGACCAACCACCGACTGCTTCGCGATTTCCGGGTCCATTGGGATGGGAGAATTCGAACGGACGGTGCCAACGCCCCGTTGTTCTTGAACTCCAGAGGCAAGCCTCTGACTGCGCCGGCATTCAGGAAACGTTTGCGGACCATCTCGAAAACGCTCCTCATCGAACCGCATTTAACGCCGCATCAATTCCGGCACTCCGCGGCGACGCTGCTTATCGAAGAAGGAGTGGATATCAGGATTGTTCAGCGTCTCTTGGGGCATGCAAGCATCGCCACTACCGAGATCTACACGAAGGTATCGGATAATTCGCTGATTTCTGCGATTGAACGGGCCGATACGCTTGCCCAGGTGGATCAGTAG